The nucleotide sequence GTTCGATATGTACAATATTGTTTTACATTTGTTTTTTCATTACTGTTCCGTGAAATTCCTCAGCTAAAGCTGAGCAATCCGTGGAACAATGATGTTTTACAAAAGAATCATCTGTGCTAAATCTGTGAAATCCGTGAAATCTGTGCGAGACATTTAAAACAGCAAAGCTGTTTATTTGTTTAATTTTTTAAAGATTTGTAAGATTTCTGTAGCGTAAGCTATATTTTTATTACATCAAACTCACGTTAATTTACTAATTGAATGCTTAGTTCTTTCAGTTGTGCCTCATCAATAGGCGAAGGGGCATCAATCATCACATCGCGACCGCTGTTGTTTTTAGGAAAAGCGATAAAGTCGCGGATAGTTTCTTGTCCGCCGAGCAGTGCTACTAATCGGTCGAAGCCAAAAGCCAAGCCACCGTGAGGAGGAGCGCCGTATTTGAAGGCGTTCATCAAGAAGCCAAATTGTGCTTGTGCCTGCTCAGGGGTAAAGCCCAATAGCTGGAACATCTTGGCTTGTAACTCTTGGTTGAAGATACGTATAGAACCCCCACCTACTTCATTACCGTTGAGCACGAGGTCGTAAGCATTGGCGCGTACCTCACCAGGGTTGCTATCAAGTAACGGAATATCCTCAGGTTTAGGCGAGGTGAAAGGGTGGTGCATCGCAAAGAAGCGTTCTTCTTCTTCGCTCCACTCCAAAAGAGGAAAATCTACGACCCAAAGTGGTGCATATTCATCGGGGTTGCGCAAGCCGAGACGCTCAGCGAGTTCCATACGGAGGGCGCTGAGTTGCCCACGTACTTTATTTGCCTTACCTGAAAGGATACAGATAAGGTCGCCTGCTTTGGCACCAGTGCGCTCTGCCCACGCCTTGAGGTCGTCCTCGTTATAGAATTTATCTACTGATGATTTGAAGCTACCATCTTCATTGCATTTTACATATACCATTCCGGAAGCGCCTACTTGCGGACGTTTTACCCATTCTACCAAAGCATCAATCTCTTTGCGGGTGTAGCTGTTGGCACCAGGTACGGCAATCCCTACTACCAATTCGGCTTCGTTGAACACCTTGAAATCGCGGTGTTGCGCAAGGTCGTTGAGTTCGCCGAACTTCATACCAAAACGGATATCGGGTTTGTCGTTGCCATAAGTTTTCATCGCCTCGGCGTAGGTCATACGAGGGAAAGCCCCAAAGTCTAAGCCTTTGAGTTCTTTGAGGAGGTGTTTTGCCAAACCTTCAAAAGTACTGATAACGTCCTCTTGTTCTACAAACGACATTTCGCAGTCTATTTGGGTAAACTCCGGCTGACGGTCGGCGCGAAGGTCTTCATCACGGAAGCACTTTACGATTTGGAAGTACTTGTCTAATCCGCCTACCATTAGCAGCTGCTTAAAGGTTTGCGGTGATTGAGGGAGTGCGTAGAACTCACCTGGGTTCATACGGCTAGGTACCACAAAATCGCGTGCGCCTTCGGGTGTTGATTTGATAAGCACGGGCGTTTCTACCTCTATAAAGCCTTGTCCAGAGAGGTAGTTGCGCACCATTATCCCCACTTTGTGGCGGAAAATAAGATTATCGCGCACAGGGGTACGACGTATATCGAGATAGCGGTACTTCATACGGAGGTCTTCACCGCCATCGGTATTATCTTCAATAGTAAAAGGAGGGAGTTCGGAATGGTTAAGCAAGGTGAGTGCTGTAACGAGGATTTCCACCTCTCCGGTAGGAATATTTGCGTTGGCTGCCTCGCGCTTGATCACAATACCTTGAATTTGAATCACGTCCTCACGAGAGAGGGTTTTAGCTTGCTCGAAGACTGTTTTATCAGTGCGTTCTTCATCAAAAATAAGCTGGGTGATGCCATAGCGGTCGCGTAGGTCTACCCAAATCATAAATCCCTTGTTGCGGATGCGTTGTACCCATCCGCTGAGGGTTACTTGTTGTTTTTCGTGAGAGAGTCGTAGCTCTCCACAAGTATGCGTTCTGTACATTTATTTTAATTATGAATTAGTGCTATTTTTTAAATAATTCGGAGTGGGAACCTACTCTTACCAAGTAAATTTCATTTTGTTCCTCATCATATTGCAACCAAATTATCAATAAATCAGGTAGGATATGACACTCTAAATGACCTTTATAATTACCTGTAAGTTTGTGGGGTCTCATATAATCAGGTAGAGCCTCAACTCCTCCTTTTTTTAACAATGTGATAGTGTCAGTAATCTTCTTTACTTTGGTCTCATCATTAAGGAATTTTTTAAAATCCTTTTTAAAAAGTCCTGTATAGTATATTTCATATTTAAATGTTTCTTCTTCCATAGTTAGTTTTTAAGAGATTCTATTAATTCCTCTACGGTTGCATAGCTCTTTTTGTTTTTTTCTTTAGCCATAGTTTCGGCTTCTTTCATAGCTTGTAGAGTAAGATCATTAGGGATATAGCTCTCTTCTTGAGGGGGGGTGTATTCAAAATCAATGTTCATTTCTTTGAATAGGGTAGTTAGTACATTGATTTGATTTTGAGTTTTAGGATAAACTAATAGACACATAATATTCAATTTTTAAGGTTTTTACTTTTGATACTCTTCTATACGCCTACTCGCTGACTTCCTCTAAAGGGGGAAATGCGACGCAAAAGCGATAACATTCTGTTAATCAGAGATTATTATTTTTCAACTCTTGATTCATATTAATAATAGCTGATTTCGTAAATAGTAGAGGCGTCTTGTTTGGTAAACACTATTTCTTTTCTTTCCAAATACTTTCTCTTGCCACTTTCTTCTTTATAAGAAAAGGTATAAATTCTCTCTTGTTCGTATTTTACATCAATAGGTTTGCCTTTAGAATCTTTGGTGATGTGCTCTTTATGGGTGATACTAAACTTATAAGTGCCATTGGTATTAGTGAACTCTTTGTAAGTCATATTTTTGACAGTACCTGCCTTTATTTTAGTAATTAGAGCTTCTAATTTTTCTATGTCTTCATCTGAAATTGCACCAGAAGAGATACTTACTCCGTTATCATCACCAGAACGATTTTCTACTATACGACTTACATAGCCGTCTTTATCGTAAGCATAAGTAAATTTTATAAGTGAGGCATACGATGCGTTTTCCTTTTTGTACGTATAAGATTTAGAGATAGACTCCAATAGATTTTTAGTGGGGACACCTACCGGAAGTGCATTTAGCAAATAAAAATAGGTGGTATAGACATCTATTTCACCTCTTTCTTCGTTGTTGAAGATAAAAAAGCGATTCTTATTTTCGTTAGGATAGTAAGAAAATTTCATTTCGTTAGTTTCTTTTGTTCCTTCCCAAGAAGTAGAGGTATAAGTTTCAGCAGTTAGGTTGCCATCTTTCCAAATAAAGTTACTATTATCAATTTTAGACAACTGACCTTTTTCGTCATAGCTGAAATAATTATGTCCGCCAGTCTCTTTTAAGTAACCTTTCTCATCTAAAGGAAATTCAAAATTTTGTTTTCCACTATTTGCTATAATTTTTCCTTGAGAATAACTAAATTCATAGGTTACTTGTTCACCTCCTTTATCAGAAGTGAATTTTGAAATGCGCCCTTGTGCGTCATATTCATAAGCAAAGACTCCATTTTCTAAAGTATATATAAACTTAGGTTCACCATTTAGAAAATAGGTTGGGTCGATATTAGGGTTCTTTTTTCTATTTAAATAGGTAATCTTTACCTCTTTAATTCTCTTTACCTTTGTGGTTTTAGGAGGGGTAGGGTTATCAGGTATTGGATTATCAGGTGTTGGGTTGTCGTCGCTCTTTCCACAAGAAACTAAAGTAAGGATGGCAGTTGCTACTAAAAATAAGGCTTTTTTCATTGTTGATAATTTTAAATAATTCATTACTATATCATAGGGAATCCAACTTTGCCAAAGTGTGCGAGCCGTACGGGCAGAAAACCTTGGCAAAGTGTAGTAACACACTCATTGGCTAATTTACTAATTTTCAAATTTGCTAATTAAGCAAAAATTCGTCTTCCTCATTGCTTTCAATGCCTAAGGCTTCGTATATGTATTTGAAGGTGGAGAGCAATTTAGGTTTGCCATCTATGAGGGCTACATCGTGTTCAAAGTGGGCAGAAGGCTTGCCGTCGGCGGTGAGGATTGTCCAGCCGTCTTTGAGTTGGCGTATGCTCTTGGTACCCATATTAATCATAGGCTCTATGGCTACTACCATTCCGTCTTTAAACTTTTTACCACTACCGCGTCTGCCGTAGTTAGGCATTTCGGGGTCTTCGTGCATTTTGCGCCCTACGCCGTGTCCTACGAGTTCGCGCACTACTCCATAGCCGTGTGCCTCACAGTGTTGTTGTATAGCGTGCCCTACATCACCTACTCGGTTACCCGCACGAAACTGATGGATACCTATGTACAGCGATTCTTTGGTTACGCGCAATAGTTCTTTTACTTCGGGGGCTACTTCGCCTACTTCAAAAGTATAAGCGTGGTCGCCATAGTAACCGTTTTTCAATGCTCCGCAATCTATTGAGATGATGTCGCCTTCTTGTAACGGACGGTCGTTAGGGATGCCGTGTACTACTTGCGCATTAGGACTCATACATAGGGTGTTAGGGAAGCCATACAAACCCAAAAATCCTGGGATAGCCCCTTGACTGCGGATGTACTCTTCGGCGATTTTATCGAGATATAGGGTGGTTACCCCTGGTTTTACTTCTTTTGCCATTATACCCAAAGTGCGTGATACCACTTGGGCTGCTTGGTGTAGTAGTTCTATTTCTTCGGCTGTTCTAATGTGAATCATTTGTAATAACGAATTACGAAAGACGAATTACGAAAGTTTTGTCATTCGTAACTCGTCATTCGTAATTAGATTTCTATTTTTTGAATTGTTTTAGTAAATTGGTTGTAGAGCTGTCGTGAGCAGAAAGTTCGGTAGCGGCGATGTCTTTAAGGATTTTGCTTGCCAACTGTTTGCCGAGCTCTACGCCCCATTGGTCATAGCTGTAGATGTTCCAAATCACACCTTCTACAAATATCTTGTGCTCATACATTGCGATAAGACTACCCAAACTTTCAGGGGTGAGTTTATCGATGAGGATAGAGGTTGTAGGGCGGTTCCCTGTAAACACTTTGAAAGGTACTAAAGCTTCGTTTACCTTGTCACCCATTTCTTTGCGTACTTCGGCTTCGGTTTTACCTTTGAGGAGGGCTTCGGTTTGTGCAAAGAAGTTAGCCATTAGCTTGTTGTGGTGGTCGGTATTGCCGTGCAATGAGTGTTTAAAGCCAATGAAATCAGTAGGTATCAATTTAGTACCTTGGTGGATGAGCTGGAAGAACGCGTGTTGAGAGTTGGTTCCTGGTTCACCCCAGATAATTACTCCAGTTTGATAAGGGATAGGATTGCCATCACGATCGGTTTGTTTACCGTTACTTTCCATTATACCTTGTTGTAGGTACGCCGCCAAGCGGTGCAAATACTGAGTATAAGGAATGATCGCTTGACTTTCGGCTCCGTAGAAGTTGTTGTACCACACACTTAGCAATGCCAAGACTACCGGAATATTCTTCTCAAAAGGAGCAGTGCGGAAATGCTCGTCCATAGCGTGAGCCCCTTTGAGCAACTTATCAAAATTGTCATAACCTACTGATAGGGCAATGCTGAGACCTACGGCACTCCACAACGAAAAGCGTCCACCTACCCAGTCCCACATAGGGAATACGTTATCAGGGTCGATACCGAATTTATCGATTTCTTGCAAGTTAGTCGATACCGCTACAAAGTGTTTAGCAATATCTTTTTCTGAACCCGATTTCAGGAACCATTCTTTTACAGTAAGTGCATTAGAAAGGGTTTCCAATGTGGTAAAAGTCTTAGATACAATCACTATCAAAGTAGTTTCTGGGTTAAGGTGCTTAATAGTTTCAAGCACGTGGTCACCATCTACATTGCTGATGAAGTGTACGTTGAGGTGATTCTTATAGAATTTAAGCGCCTCAGTTACCATTGCCGGACCTAAGTCAGACCCACCAATACCAATATTCACCACATCGGTAAAGGCTTTACCAGTATAGCCTTTGCGTTTGCCACTGATGACTTCTTCGCTGAACTGTTTGATTTTATGTTTTACAGCCGCTACTTCGGGCATTACATTCTTCCCATCTACGTTTATCACGCTGTTTTCGGGCGCGCGAAGGGCAGTGTGCAAAACCGCGCGTTTTTCGGTGTTGTTGATAAGGTCGCCACCGAAGTATTTGCCAATAGCGTCCTTTAAACCACATTCCTCGGCGAGTTGCACAAGGAGTTTAAGAGTTTCTTCGTCTATGCGGTTTTTAGAATAATCTACATAGAAGTCGTGCCATTTGATGGCGAATTTCTCCGCGCGAGTGGGGTCTTTCTCAAATAGAGAAAGCATATGGCGGTCTTTTACTTCCGCAAAATGTTTTTGCAATGCTTTCCACGCATTGGTTTGTGTTGGATTACTGTTTTTTAACATTTTTATTTATATATGTTTAATGTTGTTATTCTTTTTATAGTCAATCACAAATTAGTCTGTAAATTTTGCACCTTTCACTTTGCCAAAGTTTGAAACTTTGGCAAAGTTAATTATCTTAATAATCAGTTGAATTCTCTATTTGTTTAATTATAATCTATGTAATAGCAACTAACATCTGTCTTTTCAGGGTGCAAAACTACAAGATAATGATGCCTCACCATTGGCTAATTTACTAATTGACAAATTACTTAATGAAACTTACTTTTTCAGTCTTTTAAACACAAAACGGGTGATAAAAATACCAGTAGAATCATTGCTTCCTGCATTGCTCTCTACTCCACTGGTAACAAAAGCAAGTTCCCAGCCTTCTTCACTCATAGTGTTCAACTTAGAAGTGATAAGAGCATCGTTGGCAGCGATGTTCTGAAAACGAATCCCCCCGAGATTAAAGAAGTTGAGGAGTTTGGTCTCATCAAAGCCCCTTACGCGAATCTCATCACGGTCGCTTTTGTTGCGTTCGTCTCCTTCTTCCGAGCGCGTAGTGGTAAATTCTTTATAATTGCGTGTTTCATTAGCCGAGATAAGTCGCGAGCGTCCTGCTCCCGAAGGTACCACCGATTCAATAGCGGTTACTACCTTAAATTCATACACTTGTGCTGAGGCGGTAAAGCCCACAAGAGCCAATAGATAAAAAATAAACTTTTTCATTGAAATAATATTTTAAACGTTTTTCTGATATTTAAACTAATCAAACCATTTTCTCTTCTTATTCTTCATTTTCGACAGAGCTCCCATTGATAAAAACTTCATAACTATCAAGTCTCGCTTTATCTATTTTGTAATTCTCTTCGTCTTCCTTAATAATGATAATACTATCAAATCCTAATTCATTCATCTTCTGAATAGTTAAAAGTTCTCCTTCTTTTACTTGAAAAACTTTTCTTAATAACCAATCTGAAAGAGCTTTATTAGGATTTGTCATTAATGCTTTTGAGTTATCTTGGCAAACTTTTGCACTGAGAATCTCTCCTGTGGGGACTTTAAGTTTAAACTGTACATCTCTTTTAGGAAAGAAATTAGGAAACTGTTTATGAATTTCAATTGGTATAGGGATATATATTTCTCCTAAATCTCTTTTTCTCCCTCCAGCATTCCACTGATTGAGTCCACTTTTCTCAAAGACATACTTTCTCTTTTGCTTTCTGCCGTACAAAGGAAGTATCACATAGTTTATACCTTTAATTAATTTATCTTTAGCAGGTTTAAAAACTTTATCTCCAAATAATTCTAAAAGTAATTGATAAGGGTCTTCTATAATTTCTACTGGCAAATGAAAAGCATTTTGCGGAATATAAAATTTCCTAAAAAGAGTACTTTTCGAGTAATTAAAATTATACTGATTTTTACCATCATCAAATTGTAGACTTGCCTTGGTATCTTTTATAGAATGAATATTATTTATATCTATCTTATCGTAGTCTGTCTCAAACAGAATTAATTCCTTTTCTCGTCTCGCTACTATATGATATAGTGAGTTATTAATGTTATAAAGTCTATTGGCTAAATCTATTCTTTCATTACGAAATTTTGCAAGTTTTAGTGCTAATTCTTTTCCTTTCAAAGGTTTTAATATTGTTGATAAAGAATTAAATTCAGCCACTTTTTCTATACTACTATTTGAAGGACAAGTAAATGTTTTTAATCCTACTCCAATAGATTCGTAATTTGCATCAAAAGCAGTGTCTGAACGAGAAAGATTTTCAGCATCAAAACTTTTACAAAAAACATTTTCAACTACCCTATAATTAATATAGGGAATTATACTTTCACTGAAAAGTCCTGATAACTTAGAAACCGCAGAAAGTAATTTCAAGTAATCACCATTCTTTTCTTTATCTATTTTAGCAAATGACTTCATAACACTTTCAAAATTTGTTCACTTACTCTTTGAATTAAAGGCATTGTCACAGAGTTCCCTGCCTGCATATATAATTTTGATATAGCTATTTCTTTAGAAAGTATAAAGCCTTTTGGATAACCTTGAAAATTAAAACATTCTCGTGGGGTTAACTTCCTAATACCAAAATTATCTTTAATAATCGGTACATTATGTCCCCCTGTACCCATATTAGCTGTTAAAGTAGGACAAACATTGTTCTTATTTTCTCGAACATACACACGCCTCCATTGATAAATAGTATCTTTACGTGTTACTATTTTAATAAGTTCTGGACTGTATTTGTGAGATAGCTGATAATAAAAATAATCATTCTGTTTTCCTTTCTCTAAAAAGCTATGAATCGTTTTAGTAAGTTTAATTTTTTCAGGAAATTGGAACTCTTTATAATTAGGAACTTGTTTAGGATCAAAAGCTACTATAAAAATACGCTCTCTATTTTGTGGAATATTAGCATATTCCATTGTATTGAGGACTTTATAAAATATCTTGTAACCTAATTTCTCTTCTAAGATATTCGTTATTACCTTAAATGTTTTACCCTTATCGTGACTCACTAAGTTCTTTACATTTTCTAAAAAAATAACCTTAGGACGATGCTTCCTTACTATTTCTTCTATCTCAAAAAAAAGTGTTCCCCTAATATCTTCAAAACCTTTTTGATATCCAGCTATAGAAAATGCTTGACAAGGAAATCCTGCGCAAAGTATATCAAATTCATTAGGAATATTATCTTTCGTTTCTTGTAAAGTAATATCGCCAAAAGGAACTTCTCCATAGTTTAGCTTATAGGTTTGCTGAGCGAACTTGTCCCATTCTGACGAAAAGACACATTCAGCCCCTATATTCTGCAAAGCATAGCGGAAGCCCCCTACCCCTGCAAATAAATCTATGAATTTAACGCTTTTTCCCATATCCAAAAACTCTTATTTTTCTCTCTAAAGTCCTAAATAACCCTTTCTCAAAGGCGTATCCTTGATTCTCTTTTAATTTTAAAAACTAATTAGTTCCTATTTTGGAAGTACAGCATCACTCGTTTACATCAAGTTCTCATTAAAAACAATTAAAATTGCTTTATATAATCGCCTATGTAACTCGTACTTACCCGTCGTGCTACGACCTTCTATTCTAATAAAAATTCGTACTTCTGCTCAATTAACCATTAATCACTAATCATTAACCATTGTTACGACACCGTTTGCTTTTGTACATTCGTTACCTCCTCTTCCATTTCAATAGGGGTCGCTTTTAGCGCATCAAGCTGTTCTTTTAGTGGCGCAATCTCCTTCAAATATTTAGCTTTAAGTCGCGCATCAATAGGCACCGATTCTGGTAACTTCTCTCTGAGTGGGTCTACTTGTCTTCCATTCTTCCAGAAACGATAGCACACGTGAGGACCTGTTGCCAAGCCGGTACTTCCCACAAGTCCAATCACCTGTCCTTGCGATACGTGTTGTCCTCTGCGTGCCAATATTCTCGACATATGCAAGTACTGTGTTGTATACATATTGTTGTGGCGCACCTTCACGTAGTTACCATTACCCGAACTATAGCCCGCCTCAATCACCGTTCCTGATGCCGTCACCCGTATAGGCGTACCCGTAGGTGCTGCATAGTCGGTACCAAAATGTCCCTTCATACGGTGAAGCACAGGGTGAAAACGCATTCCAAATTTAGACGTAATGCGGAAGATATCCAAAGGCGATTTCAAAAACATTCGCTTCATCATATTCCCCTTTTCGTCGTAATAACCATTTGTGCCTTTTGCCGAATCGGTAGTGAAGTTAAAAGCGTAATAAGGTTTCCCTTGCCACTCAAAATAAGCCGCTTTCACTCTCTCAACTCCCGCAAAAATAGTGTCGTCCACATAACGTTCCTCATAAATAATCTTAAAATTATCACCTTTTTGCAAGCGGAAAAAGTCGATGGTGTAATCAAAAATCTGTCCCATTTGGTAGGTAGCATTCGCACTGATACCCGCCGCAAGCGCATCAACTGTAAGATTGCTGTTGATATTTCCTGCCAATGCCTTTTCCACAATCGTTACTTTGCGTTGCGCTTTGTAAGCGTGAACCGAGTCTCCAAGACGCACCACTACGTAATCCGTAACGTTCGGCTGATAGATAAAGCTATGGGGTTTCGAGGGGTCTTTTTTATCGTACAAAAAAGCGTAAACCTTACCCGTACGTATATTCTTAGGGTTAAACTCTCCTTTGGTTTTTTGGGTGATATTATGAATATCCACCGCTCCTATATTGTTCTCTTCTAATAGTTTACCAAAGGTATCACCCTGCTTAATCGTGTCTTTCACTATCGTGTAATCGTTCAGGTTGAAACCAAATTCATACACCGGAGGTTTAGGTGCCTCAACAGTAGCCGAAGCTGTTGCCTTCTCAGCATTAGGGGTATCATTACAAGCCGTGAATACCGAAAGCTGAAGTGCAAAAAATGAAAAATAAAGGACTTTCTTCATCATAAGTTTTCTGTTTCTGTTTTTACATTTTTTAGTTCACAAACACCAAGCCATTTAGGGCGCAAGTGTATCAAAAAATCTTACAAAGGTGCAAATAAAAAATGAACTACGCAAATAAAAAAACTAAAAAAACTGCATATACCTCCTTTAATTTATTCATAATTAATGTATTAAGCTGTATACCTCAATTTTTGCAAACTGCTTCTATGTCCTCTTTTTCAACACTTTTACCGCTACCCTTCGCCTTATCTTTTTCTTAAATCCTAGCCATACCCAAATGCCCTCTCCCCTACTCAGTACATTTTTCTACCCTACAAGCTATATAAGTAGTACATTTTTCCACCAAAACTCCATTTTACAAAATGCCTCCTCCCAAAAAAGCGCCATCTATCGTCCAACATTCGTTCAAGATTCGTTTAAGGTTCGTCCAAGCTACCTATACAATAGTAAATTTTTCTTTTTGAAAATCCTTATCCCTATTTCTCTTAAAAACTATCTGTGTGGCTCACTTTCCCGAGTCTCCCCGAGAGCTCCTAACCAGACTCTTCTTCATTTTCTCATTTTCTCATTTTCTCATTTCCAAATTTTCTCATTTTCCAAATTTGCTCATTTGCTAATTACCTCCTATCTTTGCCCCCATAAAACAAATTATTATGAAATATCTTTATACTCTCATTGCCCTACTAACAGCCACTAATGCCTTTGGGCAGAACATATTTTTGCTCAAAGAACTCTTTTTAAAAGGCAACGTAAAATCCGTGCGCGTTATCCCTTATCAAGTAAAAGAAAACAAGAAACACCGCATTCAAAAAACAGCTGTAAAGAAATTCTATTACGATGAAAATCTGTTTCTCTTAGCCAATGAGCAAGGATATGTTGTCCAACAAATTATGTTTGCCGACCGAAATGTGTTCAACCTTAAAACAGAAGTAACTTACGACGATAATAACCGAGAAACAAACTTAAAAGTATACGATGAAACCGATACTCTATTGCGTGAGTATACCCTTACTTATGACGATAAAGAGAAAAAAATGCAGAAAACTGTCTACTTTCCTAAAACAGGTAAGGAATATTTAGTACTTTCAAGTGATACAAACAAACGTAGTTACCCTACCTATGCTACTTATTACAACACCGATGAAAGTATCAAAAACTACTCTTCATATAAGTACGACAAGAAGGATAACCAACTCGAAACCAAAGTCTACAATCCCGATAAATCAGTAAAATACACCAAGAAGACAAAGTATAATAAAAACGGATTCGTTACCCACCAAATAACCAAATCCAACGAAAAGAATAAAAGCCTCGAAACAGTGTATACCTATAAAAAAGAGCCTTTTCCTACTGAAATGCTCTTAATTTTCGAAAAGAAGACCCATAATAAAGCAAAAAAAATAAACTATACCTTTTCTTATCAATACGATGAAAAAGGTAATTGGATAGAGAAGAAATGCTTTTCCGAAGGCAAATTAGTATATATCGTAGAAAGAGAAATCACATATTATTAGTAAATTAGCTTCATATTTAATTATTGGTATTATTGGCATTTCTGGTATTATTGGCATTATTAAAATTTTTATCGTATGAGCTTATTCTCTATTCTTATATTTCTTTTTTTCTTTTGGCTTTTTAGACAACTTTCCCAACAGCTACCCACCGAACAGCCCTTTCGCAACCCATTTCAGCAAAATATATCACCCGCTACATTCGAGCTGAATCTCCTCTCACTTTGTAGCCTAGTTATCAAAGCCAACGGACGTGTTACCCAAGCCGAATTAGATTTCGTGCGTTTGCAGTTTGTGCGTCTTTATGGTAAAGAACGCGCTAATGCCGTGTTTCGCAGTTTTAATGAACTAATAAAAGGACGCCAGATAGAAGCTCCCCGAGTAGCAATGTACGTACGAGCGCGTACTACCTACGAAACACGCTTGCAAATCCTCTATTTTCTCTTTGGTATTGCTCAAGCCGATGGAGTAGTAAGCCAAGACGAAGTACAACAAATAGAGCAAATAGCCTATTACTTCCAGATAGAAAAAAGTGATTTTATAAGTATCAAAGCAATGTTTGCTAACACTTATGGTAGTAATAGCTATACCCAAACTCCCAATGAAAATGCTTATGCTATTTTAGGTATAAGCCCCCAAGCTACTGATGCCGAAGTAAAACAAGCTTACAGAAATATGGCAAAAAAATATCACCCCGATAGAGTGATTACAGAAGATGAAGCCATAAAAAAAGGCGCCGAAGAAAAGTTCAAACAAGTACAACAAGCCTATGAACAAATCGCACGCCAAAGAGGAATGAACTAACTAAATAGCTTACCCTTATAAACAAAAAAGTGGCAAGCTACCTACATCGCACCGCTACAACCGAATACCTTTGCTGTGTTCCCACCCTGGAGGATTTTTCAGGAG is from Capnocytophaga ochracea DSM 7271 and encodes:
- a CDS encoding restriction endonuclease, translated to MKSFAKIDKEKNGDYLKLLSAVSKLSGLFSESIIPYINYRVVENVFCKSFDAENLSRSDTAFDANYESIGVGLKTFTCPSNSSIEKVAEFNSLSTILKPLKGKELALKLAKFRNERIDLANRLYNINNSLYHIVARREKELILFETDYDKIDINNIHSIKDTKASLQFDDGKNQYNFNYSKSTLFRKFYIPQNAFHLPVEIIEDPYQLLLELFGDKVFKPAKDKLIKGINYVILPLYGRKQKRKYVFEKSGLNQWNAGGRKRDLGEIYIPIPIEIHKQFPNFFPKRDVQFKLKVPTGEILSAKVCQDNSKALMTNPNKALSDWLLRKVFQVKEGELLTIQKMNELGFDSIIIIKEDEENYKIDKARLDSYEVFINGSSVENEE
- a CDS encoding type II toxin-antitoxin system YafQ family toxin — encoded protein: MEEETFKYEIYYTGLFKKDFKKFLNDETKVKKITDTITLLKKGGVEALPDYMRPHKLTGNYKGHLECHILPDLLIIWLQYDEEQNEIYLVRVGSHSELFKK
- the map gene encoding type I methionyl aminopeptidase, whose protein sequence is MIHIRTAEEIELLHQAAQVVSRTLGIMAKEVKPGVTTLYLDKIAEEYIRSQGAIPGFLGLYGFPNTLCMSPNAQVVHGIPNDRPLQEGDIISIDCGALKNGYYGDHAYTFEVGEVAPEVKELLRVTKESLYIGIHQFRAGNRVGDVGHAIQQHCEAHGYGVVRELVGHGVGRKMHEDPEMPNYGRRGSGKKFKDGMVVAIEPMINMGTKSIRQLKDGWTILTADGKPSAHFEHDVALIDGKPKLLSTFKYIYEALGIESNEEDEFLLN
- the pgi gene encoding glucose-6-phosphate isomerase; protein product: MLKNSNPTQTNAWKALQKHFAEVKDRHMLSLFEKDPTRAEKFAIKWHDFYVDYSKNRIDEETLKLLVQLAEECGLKDAIGKYFGGDLINNTEKRAVLHTALRAPENSVINVDGKNVMPEVAAVKHKIKQFSEEVISGKRKGYTGKAFTDVVNIGIGGSDLGPAMVTEALKFYKNHLNVHFISNVDGDHVLETIKHLNPETTLIVIVSKTFTTLETLSNALTVKEWFLKSGSEKDIAKHFVAVSTNLQEIDKFGIDPDNVFPMWDWVGGRFSLWSAVGLSIALSVGYDNFDKLLKGAHAMDEHFRTAPFEKNIPVVLALLSVWYNNFYGAESQAIIPYTQYLHRLAAYLQQGIMESNGKQTDRDGNPIPYQTGVIIWGEPGTNSQHAFFQLIHQGTKLIPTDFIGFKHSLHGNTDHHNKLMANFFAQTEALLKGKTEAEVRKEMGDKVNEALVPFKVFTGNRPTTSILIDKLTPESLGSLIAMYEHKIFVEGVIWNIYSYDQWGVELGKQLASKILKDIAATELSAHDSSTTNLLKQFKK
- a CDS encoding DUF4595 domain-containing protein yields the protein MKKALFLVATAILTLVSCGKSDDNPTPDNPIPDNPTPPKTTKVKRIKEVKITYLNRKKNPNIDPTYFLNGEPKFIYTLENGVFAYEYDAQGRISKFTSDKGGEQVTYEFSYSQGKIIANSGKQNFEFPLDEKGYLKETGGHNYFSYDEKGQLSKIDNSNFIWKDGNLTAETYTSTSWEGTKETNEMKFSYYPNENKNRFFIFNNEERGEIDVYTTYFYLLNALPVGVPTKNLLESISKSYTYKKENASYASLIKFTYAYDKDGYVSRIVENRSGDDNGVSISSGAISDEDIEKLEALITKIKAGTVKNMTYKEFTNTNGTYKFSITHKEHITKDSKGKPIDVKYEQERIYTFSYKEESGKRKYLERKEIVFTKQDASTIYEISYY
- the aspS gene encoding aspartate--tRNA ligase, which translates into the protein MYRTHTCGELRLSHEKQQVTLSGWVQRIRNKGFMIWVDLRDRYGITQLIFDEERTDKTVFEQAKTLSREDVIQIQGIVIKREAANANIPTGEVEILVTALTLLNHSELPPFTIEDNTDGGEDLRMKYRYLDIRRTPVRDNLIFRHKVGIMVRNYLSGQGFIEVETPVLIKSTPEGARDFVVPSRMNPGEFYALPQSPQTFKQLLMVGGLDKYFQIVKCFRDEDLRADRQPEFTQIDCEMSFVEQEDVISTFEGLAKHLLKELKGLDFGAFPRMTYAEAMKTYGNDKPDIRFGMKFGELNDLAQHRDFKVFNEAELVVGIAVPGANSYTRKEIDALVEWVKRPQVGASGMVYVKCNEDGSFKSSVDKFYNEDDLKAWAERTGAKAGDLICILSGKANKVRGQLSALRMELAERLGLRNPDEYAPLWVVDFPLLEWSEEEERFFAMHHPFTSPKPEDIPLLDSNPGEVRANAYDLVLNGNEVGGGSIRIFNQELQAKMFQLLGFTPEQAQAQFGFLMNAFKYGAPPHGGLAFGFDRLVALLGGQETIRDFIAFPKNNSGRDVMIDAPSPIDEAQLKELSIQLVN